One bacterium DNA segment encodes these proteins:
- the infA gene encoding translation initiation factor IF-1 has protein sequence MPENALTRKEGLVLEALPGDLFKVRFEDGAEALGYLSGRMRMNHIRVLPGDKVDVEFSPYDPKRGRIVRRN, from the coding sequence ATGCCCGAAAACGCACTGACTCGAAAAGAAGGATTAGTTTTAGAGGCCCTTCCGGGGGATCTTTTTAAAGTGCGTTTTGAAGACGGGGCAGAGGCCTTAGGATATCTCTCGGGGCGCATGCGCATGAACCATATCCGAGTGTTGCCCGGGGACAAGGTTGATGTTGAGTTCTCGCCGTATGACCCGAAGAGGGGGAGGATCGTGAGAAGAAACTAG
- the rpmJ gene encoding 50S ribosomal protein L36, with product MKVRPSIKKICSKCKVIRRKKTLRVVCANPKHKQRQG from the coding sequence ATGAAAGTTCGTCCGTCTATAAAAAAGATCTGTTCCAAGTGTAAGGTCATTCGTCGCAAAAAAACATTGCGTGTAGTTTGCGCAAACCCCAAGCATAAACAGAGACAGGGCTAA
- the rpsM gene encoding 30S ribosomal protein S13, with protein MAVVRISGATLPPQKHIDVALATLYGVGRPLAQQILRSLNIPFNVKTDALDNAQVSALREIIEKKYPVEGELHRRIMMNIKRLKDIGSYRGLRHSKGLPVRGQRTKTNSRTRRGNVRRTMGSGRKSASEKT; from the coding sequence GTGGCTGTCGTTCGCATCTCGGGAGCAACGCTTCCTCCCCAAAAACATATCGATGTCGCACTCGCGACGCTATACGGTGTCGGCAGGCCTCTGGCCCAGCAGATTCTTCGTTCGCTTAATATTCCTTTTAATGTCAAAACTGATGCGCTGGATAACGCCCAAGTCAGCGCGTTGCGCGAGATTATCGAAAAGAAATATCCGGTTGAAGGAGAGCTTCACCGAAGGATTATGATGAACATTAAACGGCTTAAGGATATTGGTTCATACCGAGGTCTAAGGCACTCCAAGGGGCTTCCGGTCCGCGGACAGCGGACGAAAACAAATTCCCGAACACGACGGGGTAATGTGCGCCGCACAATGGGAAGCGGCAGGAAGTCGGCCTCCGAAAAAACCTAA
- the rpsK gene encoding 30S ribosomal protein S11, whose protein sequence is MGKKKIFAPTTEESLKEGEALEAKAASVKERTSSVRRSYSQGIAHVHASYNNTIISLTDTDGNVLAWASSGALGFKGPKKATPYSAMRVADALASKTMKLGLRDIRVEVSGIGAGREAALRGLAAAGYNILSIEDTTPLPHNGCKPPRPRRV, encoded by the coding sequence ATGGGAAAGAAAAAAATTTTTGCGCCGACAACGGAAGAATCGCTGAAAGAAGGCGAGGCGCTTGAGGCGAAGGCCGCAAGCGTAAAGGAGCGGACGTCTTCGGTCCGACGGTCGTACTCGCAAGGAATTGCTCACGTTCACGCGAGCTACAACAATACCATTATTTCTTTGACGGACACGGATGGCAACGTTCTGGCGTGGGCTTCAAGTGGCGCGCTCGGGTTTAAGGGTCCGAAGAAAGCAACGCCGTATAGCGCTATGCGCGTTGCCGATGCGCTTGCTTCAAAAACCATGAAATTAGGATTGCGGGATATTCGAGTGGAGGTCAGTGGCATTGGAGCTGGACGGGAGGCGGCTTTGAGAGGGCTTGCTGCTGCCGGATACAATATTCTTTCCATTGAAGATACAACGCCTTTGCCGCATAACGGATGCAAACCGCCAAGACCCAGAAGGGTATAA
- the rpsD gene encoding 30S ribosomal protein S4, whose amino-acid sequence MARYTGPKDKKSRAAQTKLFLRGERDFSPKSGFTRRPYPPGMHGSKRKRPKSEFGTQLLEKQKVKWVYGILERQFRRYVEEATRHKGITGEMLVQRLEHRLDNVIYRTGFAPSRNAARQLVSHGHITVNGKKVSIPSFEVRMGDVVGIRTLSRPKKIFGELTLRLKKYAPPSWLSLDKEKLEGTVSGAPTIADAAIPADIQKIIEFYSR is encoded by the coding sequence ATGGCTCGCTATACCGGTCCAAAAGATAAAAAATCGCGCGCAGCTCAAACAAAGCTCTTCCTTCGCGGAGAGCGGGATTTTTCGCCTAAATCGGGTTTTACCCGCCGCCCTTATCCGCCCGGCATGCACGGATCTAAAAGGAAACGTCCGAAGTCCGAATTCGGAACGCAACTTCTGGAAAAGCAAAAAGTAAAATGGGTATATGGAATTTTAGAACGCCAGTTCCGGCGTTATGTGGAAGAAGCAACGCGGCACAAAGGCATAACCGGAGAGATGCTTGTGCAGAGGCTCGAGCATCGTCTTGATAATGTTATCTATCGTACGGGATTTGCGCCCTCAAGGAACGCAGCGCGTCAATTGGTGAGCCATGGCCATATTACGGTGAACGGCAAAAAGGTTTCCATACCTTCCTTCGAAGTTCGTATGGGCGACGTTGTCGGCATCCGCACACTAAGCCGGCCAAAGAAGATTTTTGGCGAGCTTACACTTCGTTTGAAGAAATATGCACCGCCGTCATGGCTATCTCTGGACAAAGAAAAGCTTGAAGGAACGGTCAGCGGGGCTCCCACAATTGCGGATGCGGCCATTCCCGCGGATATTCAGAAGATTATTGAGTTTTACTCTAGATAA
- a CDS encoding DNA-directed RNA polymerase subunit alpha: protein MQIILLPEPPKIVKKKGNRAQIHITGCSPGYGMTLGNALRRVLLSSLPGAAITGIKIKGVSHEFVAIPGVMEDATILMLNLKQVRFLMHAEEGTFRVTLSKKGKGEVKAGDIQTSSDLEVANPELHLATLTSGDAELEMELEVEKGLGYVPVEEHRREKVEVGLIALDALFSPIKRVNYEVENMRIGDRTDFNRIRFDIETDGTMSPEAAFSRAVEILVEHFERLRELRGADALIDVAGAESSQEGMGPKGETEKLQGVSSSTEEGGIADLKLKTRIAHALETAHLRTIQDITAKTEDELLATEGLGEKAVKEIKKAIGKMGLTLAEKK, encoded by the coding sequence ATGCAAATCATTCTTCTTCCCGAGCCTCCAAAAATTGTTAAAAAGAAAGGGAATCGGGCACAGATACATATTACGGGATGTTCTCCCGGTTACGGCATGACGCTGGGAAATGCCCTGCGGAGAGTTTTACTTTCATCGCTTCCCGGGGCAGCCATCACCGGTATTAAAATAAAGGGTGTTTCGCATGAATTTGTAGCGATCCCGGGAGTTATGGAAGACGCAACCATTCTCATGCTTAACCTAAAACAGGTTCGATTTTTGATGCATGCAGAAGAGGGGACTTTTCGCGTTACTCTCTCAAAGAAGGGCAAAGGAGAGGTGAAGGCGGGAGATATCCAGACTTCCTCGGATCTTGAAGTCGCCAATCCCGAGCTACATCTTGCAACCCTTACCTCTGGCGATGCGGAGCTGGAAATGGAACTCGAAGTGGAGAAGGGGCTCGGATACGTTCCTGTTGAAGAACACCGGAGAGAGAAGGTAGAAGTGGGTCTTATCGCACTGGACGCGCTTTTCTCGCCCATTAAGAGGGTTAATTATGAGGTTGAAAACATGCGAATCGGCGATCGAACGGATTTCAACCGCATTCGCTTCGATATTGAAACCGATGGCACCATGAGCCCGGAAGCCGCGTTCAGCCGTGCAGTGGAGATCCTTGTCGAACATTTTGAACGGCTCAGAGAGCTTCGGGGAGCAGATGCGCTTATCGATGTAGCGGGTGCAGAATCTTCTCAGGAAGGCATGGGGCCGAAAGGAGAAACGGAAAAACTCCAAGGGGTAAGTTCATCGACTGAGGAAGGAGGAATTGCGGATTTGAAGCTGAAAACAAGAATAGCTCATGCTCTTGAGACTGCGCATCTAAGAACCATTCAGGATATAACGGCGAAGACGGAAGACGAATTGCTTGCGACCGAAGGCCTTGGAGAAAAAGCGGTGAAAGAGATTAAGAAAGCCATCGGGAAAATGGGGTTGACGTTAGCGGAGAAGAAGTAA